One Halovivax ruber XH-70 genomic region harbors:
- a CDS encoding DNA polymerase II large subunit — MREVDERYFETLEAELDDAFDVAERARSRGGDPEPEVEIPVARDMADRVENILGIEGVAERVRELEGEMSREEAALELAVDFAEGRVGDYETKAGKVEGAVRTAVALLTEGVVAAPIEGIDRVEFLENSDGSEFVNVYYAGPIRSAGGTAQALSVLVADYTRALVGLETYQARDEEIERYAEEISLYDSETGLQYTPKDKETKFIAKHLPIMLDGEATGDEEVSGFRDLERVDTNSARGGMCLVLAEGIALKAPKIQRYTSQLDEVDWPWLQDLIDGTYYDDADGEADEADGEDGASNGNDGDGDEGGDGDEDDSSDDEAATESEDDASVEAVDYDGPERVEESTKFLRDLIAGRPVFSHPCAEGGFRLRYGRARNHGFATAGVHPAAMHLLDDFLATGTQIKTERPGKAAGVVPVDSIEGPTVRLANGDVRQIDDPEVALELRNGVEKILDLGEYLVNYGEFVENNHPLAPASYVPEWWVQDLAAAGVDVQALQDDPSIDLDHPTIERALEWAETYDAPLHPAYTFLWHDLSVEAFCDLAATVAAGRIEDTDAGPVLELDHTDATRDALETVVIEHRQREDHIEIDDPRPFVRSLGCRITKTGRIERDWVDEDLSEHARTWGTAEPGDNAVEAVTEVAPFEIRERAPTRVGNRMGRPEKSESRDMSPAVHTLFPIGEAGGAQRDVAKAGSHADTMADTPGVVEIQVGRTRCPECDTESYDHRCPECDTRTEPDYRCPSCDERIRPDEAGRVECDRCEKTATCVEPRPIDLNAAYRDALESVGERENAYDILKGVKGLTSTDKLPEPIEKGILRAKHDVSSFKDGTVRYDMTDLPVTSVRASELDVTVGQLEALGYEEDIHGEPLAHEDQLVELKVQDIVLSDGAAAHMLQTADFIDDLLEQYYGLEPYYELEGRDELVGELVFGMAPHTSAATVGRVIGFTSAAVGYAHPYFHAAKRRNCDGDEDCVMLLLDGLLNFSKSFLPDKRGGRMDAPLVMSSRIDPSEIDDEAHNMDIVSQYPREFYEASLEMVDPGEVDIQIGEDTLGTDGEYTGFQHTHDTTDIAMGPDLSAYKTLGSMMDKMDAQLEISRKLRAVDETDVAERVIEYHFLPDLIGNLRAFSRQETRCLDCGEKFRRMPLTEVCRECGGNVNLTVHEGSVNKYMDTAIQVAEEFGCRDYTKQRLEVLETSLESIFENDKNKQSGIADFM, encoded by the coding sequence ATGCGCGAGGTAGACGAACGCTACTTCGAGACGTTAGAGGCCGAACTCGACGACGCGTTCGACGTCGCCGAGCGCGCTCGCTCGCGCGGCGGCGATCCGGAACCCGAGGTCGAGATCCCCGTCGCCAGAGACATGGCCGACCGCGTCGAGAACATCCTCGGCATCGAGGGCGTCGCCGAACGCGTCCGCGAACTCGAAGGCGAGATGAGCCGCGAAGAGGCCGCGCTCGAACTCGCGGTCGACTTCGCGGAGGGTCGCGTCGGCGACTACGAGACCAAGGCGGGCAAGGTCGAAGGCGCCGTCCGCACCGCGGTCGCGCTGTTGACCGAGGGCGTCGTCGCCGCGCCGATCGAGGGCATCGACCGCGTCGAATTCCTCGAAAATAGCGACGGGTCCGAGTTCGTCAACGTCTACTACGCCGGCCCGATCCGCTCTGCGGGTGGGACCGCCCAGGCACTCTCGGTGCTCGTCGCCGACTACACGCGCGCACTCGTCGGGCTCGAAACGTACCAGGCCCGGGACGAAGAGATCGAGCGCTACGCCGAGGAGATCTCGCTGTACGACTCCGAGACCGGTCTCCAGTACACGCCGAAGGACAAGGAGACGAAGTTCATCGCCAAGCACCTCCCGATCATGCTGGACGGCGAGGCCACCGGCGACGAGGAGGTCTCGGGCTTTCGGGACCTAGAACGCGTCGACACCAACTCCGCCCGCGGCGGGATGTGTCTCGTCCTCGCAGAGGGGATCGCGCTCAAGGCCCCGAAGATCCAGCGATACACGTCCCAGCTCGACGAGGTCGACTGGCCCTGGCTGCAGGACCTGATCGACGGCACCTACTACGACGACGCGGACGGCGAGGCGGACGAGGCAGACGGTGAGGATGGCGCGAGCAACGGTAACGACGGGGACGGCGATGAGGGAGGCGACGGCGACGAGGACGACTCGAGTGACGACGAGGCGGCGACGGAATCCGAGGACGACGCTTCGGTCGAAGCCGTCGACTACGACGGGCCCGAACGAGTCGAGGAGTCGACGAAGTTCTTGCGGGACCTGATCGCCGGCCGGCCGGTCTTCTCGCACCCCTGTGCAGAAGGTGGCTTTCGCCTTCGATACGGCCGGGCGCGCAATCACGGGTTCGCGACCGCGGGCGTCCACCCGGCGGCGATGCACCTGCTCGACGACTTCCTCGCGACGGGGACCCAGATCAAGACCGAGCGGCCGGGGAAGGCGGCGGGTGTCGTTCCCGTCGACTCGATCGAGGGGCCGACGGTTCGCCTCGCCAACGGCGACGTCAGGCAGATTGACGACCCCGAGGTCGCCCTCGAACTGCGAAACGGCGTCGAGAAGATCCTCGACCTGGGGGAGTATCTCGTCAACTACGGCGAGTTCGTCGAGAACAATCACCCGCTCGCGCCCGCCTCCTACGTTCCCGAGTGGTGGGTTCAGGACCTGGCGGCCGCCGGTGTCGACGTCCAGGCCCTGCAGGACGACCCGTCGATCGACCTCGACCACCCGACGATCGAGCGTGCGCTGGAGTGGGCCGAGACCTACGATGCGCCGCTGCACCCCGCCTACACCTTCCTCTGGCACGACCTCTCTGTCGAGGCCTTCTGCGACCTGGCGGCCACCGTCGCCGCGGGCCGGATCGAGGACACGGACGCGGGTCCCGTGCTCGAACTCGACCACACGGACGCGACGCGCGACGCACTCGAAACGGTCGTGATCGAACACCGCCAGCGCGAGGACCACATCGAGATCGACGACCCACGCCCGTTCGTCCGTTCGCTCGGCTGCCGGATCACGAAGACCGGCCGCATCGAACGCGACTGGGTCGACGAGGACCTTTCGGAACACGCTCGCACGTGGGGAACGGCCGAACCCGGTGACAACGCCGTCGAAGCGGTCACCGAGGTCGCGCCGTTCGAGATCCGTGAGCGGGCACCGACGCGCGTCGGCAACCGGATGGGTCGCCCGGAGAAGTCGGAGAGTCGTGACATGAGCCCCGCCGTCCACACCCTCTTTCCCATCGGCGAGGCCGGCGGCGCCCAGCGCGACGTGGCGAAAGCTGGCTCGCACGCCGACACCATGGCCGACACGCCCGGTGTCGTCGAGATCCAGGTCGGGCGCACCCGCTGTCCCGAGTGTGACACGGAGTCCTACGACCATCGATGCCCGGAGTGTGATACCCGCACCGAACCCGACTACCGCTGTCCGTCGTGCGACGAACGCATCCGGCCGGACGAGGCGGGTCGCGTCGAGTGCGACCGCTGTGAGAAGACTGCAACCTGCGTCGAACCCAGGCCGATCGACCTCAACGCCGCCTACCGCGACGCTCTCGAGTCCGTCGGCGAGCGTGAGAACGCCTACGACATCCTGAAAGGCGTCAAGGGACTCACCTCGACGGACAAACTCCCCGAACCCATCGAGAAGGGCATCCTCCGGGCGAAACACGACGTCTCCTCGTTCAAAGACGGCACCGTCCGCTACGACATGACCGATCTCCCGGTCACGTCCGTGCGCGCGAGCGAACTCGACGTCACCGTTGGCCAACTCGAGGCGCTCGGCTACGAGGAGGATATCCACGGCGAACCGCTCGCCCACGAGGACCAGCTGGTCGAACTCAAGGTCCAGGACATCGTCCTCTCCGACGGCGCCGCAGCGCACATGCTCCAGACCGCCGATTTCATCGACGATCTCCTCGAACAGTACTACGGGCTCGAGCCCTACTACGAACTCGAGGGCCGCGACGAACTCGTCGGCGAACTCGTCTTCGGGATGGCGCCACACACGAGCGCCGCGACCGTTGGCCGCGTGATCGGCTTTACGAGCGCGGCCGTCGGGTACGCGCACCCTTATTTTCATGCAGCAAAAAGAAGAAATTGCGATGGTGATGAAGATTGCGTAATGCTCCTTTTAGATGGGCTTTTGAATTTTAGCAAATCCTTCCTCCCGGACAAACGCGGCGGGCGGATGGACGCCCCGCTGGTTATGTCGTCGCGGATCGACCCCTCCGAGATCGACGACGAGGCGCACAACATGGACATCGTCTCGCAGTATCCCCGCGAATTCTACGAGGCGAGCCTGGAGATGGTCGATCCGGGCGAGGTCGATATCCAGATCGGCGAGGACACCCTCGGCACCGACGGCGAGTACACCGGCTTCCAGCACACGCACGACACGACCGACATCGCGATGGGGCCCGACCTCTCGGCGTACAAGACGCTCGGCTCCATGATGGACAAGATGGACGCCCAGCTCGAAATCTCGCGCAAACTCCGGGCTGTCGACGAGACCGACGTCGCTGAGCGCGTCATCGAGTACCACTTCCTGCCCGACCTTATCGGCAACCTGCGCGCCTTCTCACGCCAGGAGACCCGCTGTCTCGATTGCGGCGAGAAGTTCCGCCGCATGCCGCTGACCGAAGTCTGTCGCGAGTGTGGCGGCAACGTCAACCTCACCGTCCACGAGGGCTCGGTGAACAAGTACATGGACACCGCCATCCAGGTCGCCGAGGAATTCGGCTGTCGCGACTACACCAAACAGCGCCTCGAAGTCCTCGAAACGTCCCTGGAGAGCATCTTCGAGAACGACAAGAACAAACAGAGCGGGATTGCGGATTTCATGTGA
- a CDS encoding PPC domain-containing DNA-binding protein, with amino-acid sequence MHFRSVETAGEYVARLETGADWRTEIEALAAAVDADAAWFTALGAVQDAELWFYYQDEGSYDPITFDEELEVASCVGNVSLLDGERFAHTHAVLSRPDGEAVAGHLNAGTVFAGEVYMRAFETPLERAHDETTDLDLWPL; translated from the coding sequence ATGCACTTTCGATCGGTCGAGACCGCAGGCGAGTACGTCGCCCGGCTCGAAACGGGCGCGGACTGGCGGACCGAGATCGAGGCCCTCGCCGCCGCGGTCGACGCGGACGCGGCCTGGTTCACGGCACTCGGTGCCGTCCAGGACGCCGAACTCTGGTTCTACTACCAGGACGAGGGATCCTACGATCCGATCACGTTCGACGAGGAACTCGAAGTCGCGAGCTGCGTCGGCAACGTCTCCCTCCTCGATGGCGAGCGATTCGCTCACACCCACGCCGTCCTCTCGCGGCCCGACGGCGAGGCCGTCGCCGGCCACCTGAACGCGGGGACCGTCTTCGCCGGCGAGGTCTACATGCGGGCGTTCGAGACGCCGCTCGAACGCGCCCACGACGAGACGACCGACCTCGACCTCTGGCCGCTCTGA
- a CDS encoding ABC transporter substrate-binding protein, translating into MARPTTLSRRRLLATGAVVSGAAIAGCIGGDGNGDGDGDGLVDPEDFQYDREEPDDEEAARQSELHYTQEQERSEDFDPVVSNDAYSFQVFNWVFDGLYEFDDGLGLEPKLATGDPEIENDGTRFIYELADGAEFSNGNPVTAEDVEHSFIAPVLEQTENAPEYSMIEATEVIDERSLQVDLVEPYGPWETLTQAISVVSKQDRLADPEAYDEATPDTVEANPDQLTEYVNTSYNDDPVGNTVGSGPFEFEEFSLNGPATLVRRDDYWGEPQPYLQRVTFEAAADPSSRVSQIQADDTDAISGIPDNSWPELDQDGVRRHMSESPSYMYLAFNCTDEADTSSPEIRRAICQSFSMRDFVETNASNTTQPITTPVPPITNEEWGFPMDEWRDEYYPEYDPDNAESLLGEHAPDDFNPTIITPSGIRADLAERIATRLDEIGYSAQVQELDFGTLTDTYITGNPDDYEMYLLGWTGGPDPDTYLYNLFHEEAAGLSQGHFYEGSDSFHDDILAARQTADQDERYDLYEGVLIEILEQLPALPAFTQHNTMAAGTHVKDLHAHPNVATNPQLATQYGNVWVEES; encoded by the coding sequence ATGGCACGACCCACGACGCTATCGCGGCGGCGGCTGCTGGCCACCGGCGCGGTGGTCTCGGGCGCTGCGATTGCCGGTTGCATCGGTGGAGACGGGAACGGTGATGGTGACGGCGACGGACTCGTCGACCCCGAGGACTTCCAGTACGATCGCGAGGAGCCGGACGACGAGGAGGCCGCTCGCCAGAGCGAGTTACATTACACGCAAGAACAAGAGCGGTCGGAAGACTTCGACCCGGTCGTCTCGAACGACGCGTACAGTTTCCAGGTGTTCAACTGGGTGTTCGACGGGCTGTACGAGTTCGACGACGGACTCGGACTCGAACCGAAACTGGCGACCGGCGACCCGGAAATCGAGAACGACGGGACCCGGTTCATCTACGAGCTCGCCGATGGCGCGGAGTTTAGCAACGGGAATCCCGTCACCGCCGAAGACGTCGAACACTCGTTCATCGCGCCGGTCCTAGAGCAGACCGAGAACGCCCCGGAGTACAGTATGATCGAGGCTACGGAGGTCATCGACGAGCGCTCCTTGCAGGTCGACCTCGTCGAGCCGTACGGTCCGTGGGAAACGCTGACGCAGGCGATTTCTGTCGTCAGTAAGCAGGACCGGCTTGCCGATCCGGAGGCGTACGACGAGGCGACGCCGGACACTGTCGAGGCGAACCCCGATCAGTTGACCGAGTACGTGAACACGTCGTACAACGACGACCCCGTCGGAAACACCGTTGGGAGCGGCCCGTTCGAGTTCGAGGAGTTCTCCCTCAACGGCCCGGCTACGCTGGTTCGCCGGGACGATTACTGGGGCGAACCGCAGCCGTACCTGCAGCGGGTGACGTTCGAAGCCGCCGCCGACCCGTCGAGCCGAGTCAGTCAGATCCAGGCGGACGATACCGACGCAATCTCGGGCATCCCCGACAACAGCTGGCCAGAACTGGACCAGGACGGTGTCCGGCGGCACATGAGCGAGAGTCCCTCGTACATGTACCTCGCGTTCAACTGTACGGACGAAGCCGACACGAGTTCGCCCGAGATTCGGCGGGCCATCTGCCAATCGTTCTCGATGCGCGATTTCGTCGAAACGAACGCCTCGAACACCACCCAGCCCATCACGACGCCGGTCCCGCCGATCACCAACGAAGAGTGGGGCTTCCCGATGGACGAGTGGCGCGACGAGTACTATCCGGAGTACGACCCGGACAACGCCGAGTCGCTGCTCGGCGAGCACGCACCCGACGATTTCAATCCGACGATCATCACACCGTCCGGCATCCGGGCGGATCTCGCTGAGCGAATCGCGACGCGACTCGACGAGATCGGATACAGCGCCCAGGTGCAGGAACTGGACTTCGGGACGCTGACGGACACCTACATCACGGGAAACCCGGACGACTACGAGATGTATCTGCTCGGCTGGACCGGCGGGCCGGACCCGGACACCTACCTCTACAACCTGTTCCACGAGGAAGCGGCTGGGCTGAGTCAGGGGCACTTCTACGAGGGGAGCGACTCGTTCCACGACGACATCCTCGCGGCGCGACAGACGGCCGATCAGGACGAGCGCTACGACCTCTACGAGGGAGTTCTGATCGAGATTCTGGAACAGTTGCCCGCGCTCCCCGCGTTCACCCAGCACAACACGATGGCCGCTGGCACGCACGTGAAAGATCTGCACGCGCACCCGAACGTCGCGACGAACCCACAACTCGCGACTCAGTACGGGAACGTCTGGGTCGAGGAGTCGTAG
- a CDS encoding ABC transporter permease translates to MGLLRYTTFRVAQAIPVLIGITAILFLFINLTPGDPIRIMTAGQEVSEAHLAYLEQRYGLDRPLYVRYWDYLTGILTGDLGRSIHFDRPVTEVMWPRVGPTLLLVLSAFLFAMVTAIPLGILAATRRNEPTDHISRLVALFGVSTPSFWIGIMLIIIFAVQLGWFPSAGLVMPWHVPDDAGVDGYFWHMIDVIHHLFLPMVSLGTLQMATIMRVERTQMIDSLQGEYVKLARAYGVSERTILRKHAFQVAQLPVITLVGLGLSTALGGAVLTETVFNINGMGRLLIDSIGRKDYQVVMSVATILAVIFVVGVIITDIAYAYVDPRVTYGEGD, encoded by the coding sequence ATGGGACTCCTTCGCTACACGACGTTCCGGGTTGCCCAGGCGATCCCGGTGTTGATCGGAATCACTGCGATACTCTTCCTGTTCATCAACTTGACCCCGGGCGATCCGATCCGGATCATGACGGCCGGGCAAGAGGTATCGGAAGCACACCTGGCCTATCTGGAACAACGATACGGGCTCGACAGACCGCTCTACGTCCGGTACTGGGACTACCTGACGGGCATCCTGACGGGCGACCTCGGCCGGAGCATCCACTTCGATCGACCGGTGACCGAAGTGATGTGGCCCCGGGTCGGGCCGACGCTGCTGCTCGTGCTCTCGGCGTTTCTCTTCGCCATGGTCACGGCGATCCCGCTCGGGATACTCGCCGCGACGCGGCGGAACGAACCGACCGACCACATCTCGCGCCTCGTCGCCCTCTTCGGTGTCAGCACGCCATCGTTCTGGATCGGGATCATGCTCATCATCATCTTCGCGGTGCAACTCGGCTGGTTCCCGTCTGCAGGGCTCGTCATGCCGTGGCACGTCCCCGACGACGCCGGAGTGGACGGGTACTTCTGGCACATGATCGACGTCATCCACCACCTGTTCCTGCCGATGGTGTCGCTCGGAACGCTCCAGATGGCGACGATCATGCGCGTCGAGCGAACACAGATGATCGACTCGCTGCAGGGCGAGTACGTCAAACTCGCCCGGGCGTACGGCGTCTCGGAGCGAACGATCCTCAGAAAACACGCGTTCCAGGTGGCACAGCTCCCGGTAATCACCCTCGTCGGGCTCGGCCTGTCGACCGCACTCGGCGGGGCCGTTCTGACGGAGACCGTCTTCAACATCAACGGGATGGGACGGTTACTGATCGATTCGATCGGGCGAAAGGACTACCAAGTCGTGATGAGCGTCGCGACCATCCTGGCCGTCATCTTCGTCGTCGGCGTCATCATCACTGATATCGCGTACGCATACGTCGACCCGCGTGTCACGTACGGGGAGGGTGACTGA
- a CDS encoding ABC transporter permease produces MAVSSESQVEGGDGASGEVAAKTWRDTLGRIKRDTTARWGLYVISVVLVVGLYAFVDTYLSTLTFGAFDNYTMAEAIPIFDHPEHLPAPGESQPNQPPAFHVDGSLEYPLGTDPEGRDYFTRLVYGSQISVSVGIVATLLGTVAGTIVGAVSGYYGGRVDDILMRSVETLYAIPGLILIIVFTEFASGGERNIQYAIIGVSLTTIPIFARIIRSRVLSVREMDYIEAARAAGVKDRYIIAKHIIPNSFAPVLVYATLEIGVVILIVAGLSFLGYGAQPPTPDWGRMLAQSYRYMHSNIWLSIWPGLAIMFTIMGFNLFGDGLQDALDPRIDN; encoded by the coding sequence ATGGCCGTCTCCAGCGAATCACAGGTCGAAGGCGGCGACGGCGCGAGCGGCGAGGTTGCAGCGAAGACGTGGCGGGACACGCTCGGGCGAATCAAGCGCGACACGACGGCCCGGTGGGGACTGTACGTCATCAGCGTCGTCCTTGTCGTCGGCCTCTACGCCTTCGTCGACACCTACCTGTCGACGCTCACCTTCGGCGCCTTCGACAATTACACGATGGCGGAGGCGATTCCGATCTTCGACCACCCCGAACACCTCCCCGCACCTGGTGAGTCCCAGCCGAACCAGCCGCCCGCCTTCCACGTCGACGGCTCACTCGAGTATCCGCTCGGAACGGACCCCGAAGGTCGCGATTACTTCACGAGGCTGGTCTACGGGAGCCAGATCTCGGTCAGCGTCGGCATCGTCGCGACGCTGCTCGGCACCGTGGCGGGGACGATCGTCGGGGCCGTCTCAGGTTACTACGGCGGCCGCGTCGACGACATCCTGATGCGCAGCGTCGAGACGCTCTACGCGATCCCGGGACTGATCCTGATCATCGTCTTCACCGAGTTCGCCAGCGGCGGGGAACGGAACATTCAGTACGCGATCATCGGCGTCTCGCTGACGACGATCCCGATCTTCGCGCGAATCATCCGCTCGCGAGTGCTCTCGGTGCGCGAGATGGACTACATCGAAGCCGCGCGAGCGGCCGGCGTGAAGGACCGATACATCATTGCAAAGCACATCATCCCGAACAGCTTCGCGCCGGTGCTCGTCTACGCGACGCTGGAGATCGGTGTCGTGATCCTCATCGTGGCCGGCCTGTCGTTTCTCGGCTACGGTGCCCAGCCACCGACACCGGACTGGGGGCGAATGCTCGCCCAGTCGTACCGCTACATGCACTCGAACATCTGGCTCTCGATCTGGCCGGGACTCGCGATCATGTTCACCATCATGGGCTTCAACCTCTTCGGCGACGGGCTCCAGGACGCCCTCGACCCGCGAATCGACAACTAA
- a CDS encoding ABC transporter ATP-binding protein: protein MSTEPLLRVENLKTQFVTENGTVRAVDGISFEVYEGEIVGIVGESGAGKSVASMSLLRLVDSPGEIVAGEITYKGRTIFAAEETEDGDRRPREGTLSAETVRKEIRGNEIAAIFQDPMESLNPVFTIGGQLREFIELNRDLTGDEARKEAIDMLREVGIPDAEGRYDEYPHQFSGGMRQRVLIAMALACQPSLIIADEPTTALDVTVEGQILDLVDELQRKYGTSFIWVTHDMGVVAEICDRVNVMYLGEIVEQAPVDELFYETGHPYTKALLDSMPRPDRTVTDLDPIRGVMPEAIDPPPGCRFHPRCPDAREVCRQIHPEPAEIDRVDGFAHRSACFKRDVFDVGYDESPPLDNLARSERGQEPSEVASGGEANE, encoded by the coding sequence ATGAGTACCGAACCACTGCTTCGCGTCGAGAACCTGAAGACACAGTTCGTCACCGAGAACGGAACCGTTCGTGCCGTCGACGGCATCTCCTTCGAGGTCTACGAGGGCGAGATCGTCGGTATCGTGGGCGAGAGCGGCGCGGGAAAGAGCGTCGCCTCGATGAGCCTGCTCAGACTCGTCGACAGCCCCGGCGAGATCGTCGCCGGCGAGATAACCTACAAGGGACGGACGATCTTCGCGGCCGAAGAGACCGAAGACGGCGACAGACGGCCACGCGAGGGGACACTCTCGGCCGAGACAGTCCGCAAGGAGATCCGTGGCAACGAGATCGCCGCCATCTTCCAGGACCCGATGGAGTCGCTCAATCCCGTCTTCACGATCGGCGGCCAGCTCCGGGAGTTCATCGAACTCAACCGGGATCTGACGGGCGACGAGGCCCGCAAGGAGGCGATCGACATGCTCCGTGAGGTCGGCATTCCCGACGCCGAGGGGCGCTACGACGAGTATCCGCACCAGTTCTCCGGCGGCATGCGCCAGCGCGTGCTGATCGCGATGGCACTGGCCTGCCAGCCGAGCCTGATCATCGCCGACGAGCCGACGACCGCGCTTGACGTCACCGTCGAGGGACAGATCCTGGACCTCGTCGACGAGCTCCAGCGCAAGTACGGCACGAGCTTCATCTGGGTCACCCACGACATGGGCGTCGTCGCCGAAATCTGCGACCGCGTCAACGTCATGTATCTTGGAGAGATCGTCGAACAGGCACCCGTCGACGAACTCTTCTACGAGACCGGCCACCCCTACACGAAGGCCCTGCTCGACTCGATGCCGCGACCGGATCGAACGGTCACGGACTTAGATCCCATTCGTGGCGTCATGCCGGAGGCGATCGATCCACCGCCAGGTTGCCGATTCCACCCGCGCTGTCCCGACGCGAGAGAGGTCTGTCGACAGATCCACCCCGAGCCGGCGGAGATCGATCGGGTCGACGGGTTCGCACACCGATCCGCGTGTTTCAAGCGCGACGTCTTCGACGTCGGCTACGACGAGAGTCCACCGCTCGACAACCTCGCACGGAGCGAGCGTGGACAGGAACCCTCGGAGGTCGCCAGCGGGGGTGAGGCGAATGAGTAG
- a CDS encoding ABC transporter ATP-binding protein: MSSDSAQSGDSARTDTHDRSGGGSEAETMVRVNGLKKYFRSSSGLFDGLSLDTSTFPPIRVDREPVKAVDDVSFDIRDGETLGLVGESGCGKSTLGRTILRLLTPTAGNIYYKGSDLAELSGSDLREMRSDIQMIFQDPQSSLDPRMRVGDIIEEPMWAHDMLDAEGREARAKMLLEKVGLDPHHYNRFPHAFSGGQRQRINLARALSVDPDFIVCDEPVSALDVSIQAQVLNTMEELQEEFGLTYLFIAHDLSVIRYISDRVAVMYLGNIVELAAKEELFENPSHPYTRALLDSIPVPDPRDSDARGVLEGEVPSPTNPPSGCRFRTRCPKLIAPEAYDLTDGEWNDVRAFMRAVDRRTFDTAPAAELRATFFERGVPGGDAGAIVEEAIELVATDGSAASQRSTSARANWDEAASLLVGSFADQSICARERPAYEVEPEFGDGRHFSACHLHR; the protein is encoded by the coding sequence ATGAGTAGCGATTCTGCCCAGAGCGGCGATTCGGCTCGCACGGACACCCACGACCGGTCGGGAGGCGGCTCCGAGGCGGAGACCATGGTTCGCGTCAACGGCCTGAAGAAGTACTTCCGGTCGTCGTCCGGGCTGTTCGACGGGCTCAGCCTCGACACCAGTACGTTCCCGCCGATCCGCGTGGATCGCGAGCCGGTCAAGGCCGTCGACGACGTCTCGTTCGACATCCGTGACGGCGAGACGCTCGGCCTCGTCGGCGAGTCCGGCTGCGGGAAGAGTACACTCGGCCGGACGATCCTCCGACTGCTGACGCCGACGGCGGGGAACATCTACTACAAGGGAAGCGACCTGGCCGAGTTGAGCGGGTCTGACCTGCGCGAGATGCGTTCGGACATCCAGATGATCTTCCAGGACCCGCAGTCGTCGCTGGACCCGCGTATGCGCGTCGGCGACATCATCGAGGAGCCGATGTGGGCCCACGACATGCTCGACGCCGAGGGGCGGGAGGCCCGCGCGAAGATGCTCCTCGAGAAGGTCGGCCTCGATCCGCACCACTACAACCGGTTTCCCCACGCCTTCTCGGGCGGCCAGCGCCAGCGAATCAACCTCGCCCGCGCGCTGTCGGTCGATCCCGACTTCATCGTCTGCGACGAGCCGGTCTCCGCGCTCGACGTCTCGATTCAGGCGCAGGTACTGAACACGATGGAGGAACTCCAGGAGGAGTTCGGCCTCACGTACCTCTTCATCGCCCACGACCTCTCGGTAATCCGGTACATCTCCGACCGCGTCGCCGTGATGTACCTCGGCAACATCGTCGAACTCGCAGCAAAGGAGGAACTCTTCGAGAACCCGTCCCATCCCTACACCCGGGCGCTCCTCGACTCGATTCCGGTCCCCGATCCACGCGACAGCGACGCACGAGGCGTCCTCGAAGGCGAGGTGCCGAGCCCGACCAACCCGCCCTCGGGATGTCGCTTCCGGACTCGCTGTCCGAAACTCATCGCGCCGGAGGCGTACGACCTGACCGACGGGGAGTGGAACGACGTCAGAGCCTTCATGCGGGCGGTCGACCGGCGCACGTTCGACACCGCGCCGGCAGCCGAACTCCGGGCGACGTTCTTCGAACGCGGCGTCCCCGGTGGCGACGCCGGGGCGATCGTCGAGGAAGCCATCGAACTCGTCGCGACCGACGGCTCGGCGGCGTCCCAGCGGAGTACCAGTGCGCGGGCGAACTGGGACGAAGCCGCATCGCTGCTCGTCGGCTCCTTCGCCGACCAGAGTATCTGCGCCCGCGAGCGGCCAGCCTACGAGGTCGAGCCCGAATTCGGCGACGGCAGGCACTTCAGCGCCTGTCACCTTCACCGCTAG
- a CDS encoding DUF7556 family protein has translation MEGNPLPTATQDAETVVASIDPAVGGEEYVIADISTDGAWVSMNVESAPALAAWR, from the coding sequence ATGGAGGGTAACCCACTCCCTACTGCGACGCAGGATGCAGAGACGGTCGTCGCGTCGATCGATCCAGCGGTCGGCGGCGAAGAGTACGTCATCGCCGACATCTCGACAGACGGGGCGTGGGTATCGATGAACGTGGAGTCCGCACCGGCGCTTGCCGCCTGGCGGTGA